The following are encoded in a window of Arthrobacter sp. OAP107 genomic DNA:
- a CDS encoding class I SAM-dependent methyltransferase encodes MDSDADQSGSQALKHLQHPRFARAYARAVGEMNRRGATEHRRRMLAGLRGTVVEIGAGDGSAFALYPPAVTHVLALEPDDYLRGLALKRAATSAVPVTVRAAAAERIPAGDGSADAVAASLVLCSVADQAAALAEIRRVLRPGGTLAYYEHVRSERPVLAAAEDLLTPVWQRLAGGCHPNRDTLGAITKAGFTIQDNQRFGFAVQSMTPSVAHILGHATRD; translated from the coding sequence ATGGACAGCGATGCGGACCAGAGCGGCAGCCAGGCGCTGAAGCACCTCCAGCATCCACGGTTCGCCCGCGCCTACGCGCGTGCAGTCGGGGAAATGAACCGCCGCGGCGCCACCGAACACCGGCGCCGCATGCTGGCCGGACTGCGCGGGACGGTCGTGGAGATCGGCGCGGGGGACGGGTCGGCCTTTGCGCTCTACCCGCCGGCGGTCACCCACGTCCTGGCCCTGGAGCCCGATGACTACCTCAGAGGCCTCGCCCTGAAACGCGCCGCCACGTCCGCCGTCCCGGTGACGGTGAGGGCTGCCGCAGCCGAGCGCATCCCGGCCGGCGACGGCAGTGCGGATGCCGTCGCCGCCAGCCTCGTGCTGTGCAGCGTCGCGGACCAGGCTGCCGCGCTCGCGGAAATCCGGCGCGTCCTCCGCCCGGGCGGGACCCTTGCGTACTACGAGCACGTCCGCTCTGAGAGACCGGTCCTGGCCGCGGCCGAAGACCTGCTGACGCCGGTGTGGCAGCGACTGGCCGGCGGATGCCACCCCAACCGGGATACCCTCGGAGCCATCACGAAGGCGGGGTTCACCATCCAGGACAACCAGCGGTTCGGCTTTGCGGTCCAGTCGATGACGCCGTCCGTGGCTCACATCCTGGGCCACGCCACCAGGGACTGA
- a CDS encoding XRE family transcriptional regulator, with protein sequence MDKSTSALAVAIGGRVKQERQSRGWTLDQLAEAAGVSRRMVVNVEQGATNPSVGTLLRISDALGIGLPALVELPRRRPVTVTRRGEGAALWSSDAGGRGVLVAGTETPDVVELWDWTMVPGDTHGSEAHSPGTKELLQVQEGSISVVVAGEVFVLEAGDAVSFPGDVVHSYGAVGKEPARFSLAVFEPGVGSGHRPEATDA encoded by the coding sequence ATGGATAAGAGTACATCTGCCCTCGCGGTAGCGATTGGCGGCCGGGTTAAGCAGGAGCGGCAGTCGCGGGGGTGGACGCTTGATCAGCTGGCGGAGGCCGCGGGTGTTAGCCGCCGCATGGTGGTCAACGTCGAGCAGGGCGCAACGAATCCCAGTGTGGGGACGCTCCTGAGAATCAGTGACGCTCTGGGTATTGGACTGCCCGCGTTGGTTGAACTCCCGCGCCGCAGGCCAGTGACGGTCACCCGCCGCGGTGAGGGTGCTGCATTGTGGAGTTCGGACGCCGGTGGCCGCGGCGTGCTGGTGGCCGGGACAGAGACGCCCGATGTGGTTGAACTTTGGGACTGGACGATGGTTCCTGGGGATACGCACGGGAGCGAAGCGCATTCACCGGGGACCAAGGAGCTGCTGCAGGTCCAGGAGGGATCCATCTCCGTTGTGGTTGCCGGTGAGGTGTTCGTCCTCGAGGCCGGAGACGCTGTGTCCTTTCCCGGCGACGTGGTGCATTCGTATGGTGCAGTGGGCAAGGAACCGGCCCGTTTCTCCCTGGCGGTCTTTGAACCGGGCGTGGGATCCGGACACCGGCCGGAGGCGACCGATGCGTGA
- a CDS encoding DUF202 domain-containing protein, which translates to MDENPATAPLPGDGPHRIDGPLDGDPGLQPERTALAWGRTVLTLIAASAVCLRWLPDQGPFVLAMFGLTVAAGTGIYATQRRRYRRSVEGVRAGHLSPDIAAVFWTAGACVALGALGVWLVLS; encoded by the coding sequence ATGGACGAAAACCCGGCCACCGCCCCCCTGCCCGGCGACGGTCCACACCGAATTGACGGACCGCTCGACGGCGACCCCGGGCTGCAGCCCGAACGCACCGCTTTGGCGTGGGGCCGGACGGTCCTGACCCTGATCGCCGCGAGCGCGGTGTGCCTGCGCTGGCTGCCGGACCAGGGACCGTTCGTGCTGGCGATGTTCGGCCTCACTGTCGCCGCCGGAACCGGCATCTACGCCACCCAGCGGCGGCGCTACCGGCGCAGCGTCGAAGGGGTCAGGGCAGGGCATCTGTCACCGGACATCGCAGCCGTTTTCTGGACCGCCGGCGCCTGCGTTGCGCTCGGAGCACTGGGCGTGTGGCTGGTGCTGTCCTAA
- a CDS encoding MarR family transcriptional regulator encodes MASTTDRLLVEQWRSIQDAYFRTSCALDRALDAKFDIGLNEFEILDLVAENSKSSCRMKELGERTPMSQSAVSKVVDRLEKAGLLTRESCADDRRSLYLKLTAAGRKLHQAAAVEHRALLKENLA; translated from the coding sequence ATGGCTTCGACGACGGACCGCCTGCTGGTTGAGCAATGGCGCAGCATCCAGGACGCATACTTCCGCACTTCGTGCGCCCTCGACCGGGCGCTTGACGCCAAGTTCGACATCGGCCTGAACGAGTTCGAGATCCTGGACCTGGTGGCGGAGAACAGCAAGTCGTCGTGCCGGATGAAGGAACTCGGCGAGCGGACCCCCATGAGCCAGAGCGCGGTCTCCAAGGTGGTGGACCGGCTGGAGAAGGCCGGGCTGCTGACCCGCGAGTCCTGCGCCGACGACCGCCGCTCCCTCTACCTCAAGCTCACGGCGGCTGGCCGCAAGCTCCACCAGGCCGCCGCCGTCGAACACCGCGCGCTGCTGAAGGAAAACCTGGCGTAG
- a CDS encoding Hpt domain-containing protein: MPRTPATATADQQASKEPEKPLTARLPGCLANVAGGSHVPGPVAWVDAEVLRDLEEQFAGPWIVQRFIHDYVSLWQRRHETLADAIERQDTEAALDAAISLKVSSSMVGATSLARLAQKLQETIQAGNFPAGEELLSAVGVCGRATVNELVAGHTKQGAIRSATPHGEPGPRFPRQASPLSGFAAHGDGTAS; the protein is encoded by the coding sequence GTGCCCAGAACACCTGCCACCGCCACCGCTGACCAACAGGCCTCCAAGGAGCCTGAGAAGCCACTCACTGCCCGGCTGCCCGGATGCCTGGCCAACGTGGCCGGCGGCAGCCATGTGCCCGGCCCCGTGGCGTGGGTCGACGCCGAGGTGCTGCGGGACCTCGAGGAGCAGTTCGCCGGACCCTGGATTGTCCAGCGGTTCATTCATGACTACGTCTCGCTGTGGCAGCGGCGCCATGAGACCCTGGCGGACGCCATCGAACGGCAGGATACGGAGGCCGCGCTGGATGCCGCCATCAGCCTGAAAGTTTCCTCGTCCATGGTGGGCGCCACTTCCTTGGCACGCCTCGCGCAGAAGCTGCAGGAAACCATCCAGGCAGGAAACTTTCCGGCGGGCGAGGAACTGCTGTCCGCCGTCGGTGTCTGCGGGCGCGCGACAGTCAACGAACTCGTTGCCGGCCACACGAAGCAGGGAGCGATCCGGTCAGCTACACCGCATGGTGAACCGGGCCCGCGGTTCCCGCGGCAAGCATCGCCTCTATCCGGGTTCGCAGCTCACGGGGACGGAACGGCTTCGTGA
- a CDS encoding EamA family transporter yields the protein MRSALNVPVPPWGLAVTAILSVQLGSALSVDLIETVGPAGTAWLRLSMGALILVLIARPPLRSVRRGDVLPLLGLGITTGLVTIGFLAAIEHIPLGTAVAIEFLGPLTVAAVRSHNRKALIWPAVALLGVVLLTEPWQGDFNLTGVTFAALAAIGWAAYILLTQRIGDRFTGIGALSMTVPIAAATAAVVGIPQAAGHLTFGILAAAAGLAILLPVLPFALEMLALRKMTPTAFGTLMALEPALGVLLGLLILHQQPSPIQALGILLVVLAGAAAQRGGRRRPAHPEQNPSPADLDFVG from the coding sequence CTGCGTAGCGCTTTGAACGTCCCGGTCCCGCCGTGGGGACTGGCCGTAACGGCGATCCTGTCAGTTCAGTTGGGGTCTGCCCTGTCGGTGGATCTGATTGAGACCGTGGGCCCGGCCGGAACAGCCTGGCTCAGGCTCAGCATGGGAGCCCTCATCCTGGTGTTGATTGCCCGCCCGCCGCTGCGCTCGGTCCGCCGCGGCGACGTGCTCCCGCTGCTCGGTCTGGGCATCACCACGGGGCTGGTGACGATCGGGTTCCTCGCCGCAATCGAGCACATACCGCTCGGCACCGCCGTCGCGATCGAGTTCCTGGGACCCCTGACGGTGGCCGCGGTGCGCAGCCACAACAGGAAGGCCCTCATCTGGCCGGCTGTGGCACTGCTCGGCGTCGTTCTGCTCACCGAACCGTGGCAGGGCGACTTCAACCTGACCGGCGTCACCTTCGCCGCGCTGGCAGCAATCGGCTGGGCCGCCTACATCCTGCTCACCCAGCGAATCGGGGACCGTTTCACCGGAATCGGGGCGCTCTCAATGACTGTGCCGATCGCTGCGGCCACGGCGGCCGTCGTCGGCATTCCGCAAGCCGCCGGCCACCTCACCTTCGGGATCCTGGCCGCCGCGGCCGGGCTCGCTATCCTGTTGCCCGTGCTGCCGTTCGCCCTGGAAATGCTCGCCCTGCGCAAGATGACGCCCACAGCGTTCGGCACCCTGATGGCCCTCGAGCCAGCCCTCGGGGTCCTCCTCGGACTGCTCATCCTGCACCAGCAGCCTTCTCCCATCCAGGCCCTGGGAATCCTGCTCGTCGTCCTCGCCGGCGCCGCGGCGCAGCGGGGCGGACGCCGCCGCCCGGCACACCCGGAGCAGAACCCCAGCCCTGCGGATCTCGACTTCGTCGGCTAA
- a CDS encoding MFS transporter encodes MTSPTTLERSAGPLATAVRWTRAQWLLLMVVCTVLALDGLDVSMVGVALPSIGHELNLGTDSLQWIVSAYVLGYGSLLLLGGRLADLLGRRRIFLIALSVFAAASLLGGLVDDPAILIATRFVKGLAAAFTAPTGFSIITTNFAEGRHRNKALSIFTTFGASGFSLGLVVGGLMTSLSWRWTFLVSVPIAVLVVILGARFIPRDTPDATDSGHDIWGAVTLALGMLGLVYTLVSAPERGWGSVTTIAGFIISAAVLAAFAVIENKVRHPLIRFGILREGWVARANLSAVGLFGSYLSFQFIVTLFLQSALGWSPLAMALALLPTGLIVATSAPFADRLINVFGATRLILAGLVSMGLGYVLFLRVGTTPNYALDILPSIILLGIGFALAFPSINVQATAGIRDSEQGLAAGLIQTSTQVGAALVLAVTTAMVSGGHSDGGPVPSAAAMLEQYRPGLVLSAAVAIAALLVAALPARRQAVALAA; translated from the coding sequence ATGACATCACCCACCACCCTCGAACGATCTGCCGGCCCTCTCGCCACGGCCGTACGCTGGACCCGCGCCCAGTGGCTCCTGCTCATGGTTGTCTGCACCGTGCTGGCCCTGGACGGCCTGGATGTGTCCATGGTGGGCGTGGCCCTGCCGTCCATCGGGCACGAACTGAACCTCGGCACGGACTCCCTGCAGTGGATTGTCTCCGCCTACGTCCTCGGCTACGGCAGCCTGCTGCTGCTGGGCGGCCGGCTCGCCGACCTCCTGGGCCGCCGCCGGATCTTCCTCATCGCCCTGTCGGTATTCGCGGCCGCGTCCCTGCTGGGCGGACTCGTGGATGACCCCGCAATCCTCATCGCCACCCGGTTCGTGAAGGGCCTCGCCGCCGCCTTCACCGCGCCCACGGGCTTCTCCATCATCACCACCAACTTCGCCGAGGGCCGCCACCGCAACAAGGCCCTCTCCATCTTCACCACGTTCGGTGCCAGCGGCTTCTCCCTGGGACTCGTCGTCGGCGGCCTGATGACCAGCCTGAGCTGGCGCTGGACCTTCCTGGTCTCCGTGCCGATCGCCGTCCTGGTGGTCATCCTGGGCGCCCGCTTCATCCCGCGGGACACGCCAGACGCCACGGACAGCGGCCATGACATCTGGGGTGCCGTCACCCTCGCGCTGGGCATGCTGGGTCTCGTGTACACGCTGGTGTCCGCACCGGAACGGGGCTGGGGATCTGTGACAACAATCGCCGGATTCATCATCTCCGCCGCGGTGCTGGCAGCCTTCGCCGTCATCGAGAACAAGGTCAGGCACCCGCTGATCCGCTTCGGCATCCTGCGCGAGGGCTGGGTGGCGCGGGCCAATCTCAGCGCGGTGGGGCTGTTCGGCTCCTACCTCAGCTTCCAGTTCATCGTCACGCTGTTCCTGCAGTCCGCCCTGGGCTGGAGCCCGCTGGCGATGGCCCTGGCCCTGCTGCCCACCGGACTGATCGTGGCCACCAGCGCGCCGTTCGCCGACCGCCTGATCAACGTGTTCGGCGCCACCCGGCTGATCCTGGCGGGTCTGGTCTCGATGGGCCTTGGTTACGTCCTGTTCCTCCGGGTGGGTACCACGCCCAACTACGCCCTGGATATCCTGCCCTCGATCATCCTGCTGGGCATCGGCTTCGCCCTGGCTTTCCCGTCCATCAACGTCCAGGCGACCGCCGGCATCAGGGACTCGGAGCAGGGCCTGGCGGCCGGGCTCATCCAGACCAGCACCCAGGTGGGGGCCGCCCTGGTCCTGGCCGTCACCACGGCCATGGTCAGCGGCGGGCATTCCGACGGCGGCCCCGTCCCAAGCGCTGCGGCCATGCTTGAGCAGTACCGCCCGGGGCTGGTGCTGAGTGCCGCCGTCGCCATCGCCGCCCTGCTGGTTGCGGCCCTGCCGGCCCGGCGGCAGGCGGTCGCTCTGGCTGCCTAG
- a CDS encoding phenylalanine--tRNA ligase beta subunit-related protein: protein MRDLETLQEFLNGAGVDDAVFSLRPDYRAVLLAVDGIVPGPSDPVSDTLLQAAEASAREALGAQPVEDLPHVAAWREAYRSFGAKPQRTRNSLEALLRRAASGLPRVNRLTDLYNAVSVLHQVPLGGEDLAGYAGAARLLRAAGTEAFDTAAGGAEVIEHPDPGEVVWCDDAGVTCRRWNWRQGRRTQLREDTTTALFILDALQPMTDEALDGAADDLAARLAGLGPDVRTARRRIAPAPSFHEGN from the coding sequence ATGCGTGACCTGGAAACGCTTCAGGAGTTTCTGAACGGCGCCGGGGTCGATGATGCAGTGTTCTCGCTGCGGCCGGACTACCGCGCTGTCCTGCTGGCCGTCGACGGGATTGTCCCGGGGCCAAGCGATCCGGTAAGTGACACGCTGCTCCAAGCAGCGGAGGCATCGGCCCGCGAAGCACTGGGCGCCCAGCCTGTGGAGGATCTGCCGCACGTGGCTGCGTGGCGCGAGGCTTACAGATCGTTCGGCGCCAAGCCGCAGCGCACCCGCAACAGCCTGGAGGCCCTGCTGCGCCGCGCGGCGTCCGGTCTGCCCCGGGTGAACCGGCTGACCGACCTCTACAACGCCGTCTCGGTGCTGCATCAGGTGCCGCTGGGTGGAGAGGACCTGGCGGGCTATGCCGGTGCGGCCCGGCTTCTCCGGGCCGCCGGCACGGAGGCGTTTGACACCGCCGCCGGGGGCGCTGAGGTGATCGAGCACCCGGATCCGGGCGAGGTGGTGTGGTGCGATGACGCCGGAGTGACCTGCCGGCGCTGGAACTGGCGCCAGGGCCGGAGAACCCAACTCCGCGAAGACACCACAACGGCTCTGTTCATCCTCGACGCCCTGCAGCCCATGACCGATGAGGCACTGGACGGCGCCGCCGACGACCTGGCGGCACGGCTGGCGGGGCTTGGTCCGGACGTCAGGACAGCCCGCCGTCGGATAGCACCGGCCCCTTCATTCCATGAAGGGAACTGA
- a CDS encoding response regulator, which yields MTGLGVAVVIEDDADMRNLLRAVLEQTGFAVYTAASGLEGVDLVRCRLPRVVTVDVGLPDIDGFEVLRRIRPFSAARAVMLTGRADEADIEEALHCGADEYITKPFRPRELRTRIEAMLAAGTAGPVHHAV from the coding sequence ATGACCGGATTGGGAGTGGCAGTCGTCATTGAGGACGACGCCGATATGCGCAATCTTCTGCGCGCAGTCCTGGAACAGACGGGATTTGCCGTCTACACCGCGGCTAGCGGACTCGAGGGGGTGGACCTGGTGCGGTGCCGGCTTCCCCGTGTTGTGACTGTCGACGTCGGACTTCCGGACATTGACGGTTTCGAAGTCCTGCGGCGCATCCGGCCCTTCAGCGCCGCCCGGGCCGTGATGCTCACGGGCCGCGCCGACGAAGCCGATATCGAGGAAGCGCTCCACTGCGGGGCCGACGAGTACATCACGAAGCCGTTCCGTCCCCGTGAGCTGCGAACCCGGATAGAGGCGATGCTTGCCGCGGGAACCGCGGGCCCGGTTCACCATGCGGTGTAG
- a CDS encoding DUF202 domain-containing protein — MPSTPAPPPGPDSRRSRFAEKLLPGGTEPDPRFTLANERTFLAWIRTSLALLAGGIAVEAFTTDVFPEPIRRALSVLLLLLGMLLSAGSAIRWLRVESSLRSNRPLPLPLIGPLLAAGCAVAAAVVIAVVVLS; from the coding sequence GTGCCGTCCACCCCCGCTCCCCCGCCCGGCCCCGACTCCCGCAGAAGCCGGTTCGCCGAGAAGCTCCTGCCCGGCGGCACCGAGCCTGATCCGCGCTTTACCCTGGCCAATGAGAGGACCTTCCTGGCCTGGATCCGTACGTCCCTGGCGCTCCTGGCCGGGGGCATCGCGGTGGAGGCCTTCACCACCGACGTCTTCCCCGAACCCATCCGCCGCGCGCTGTCAGTCCTGCTCCTTTTGTTAGGGATGCTGCTGAGCGCGGGCTCCGCCATCCGCTGGCTGCGGGTTGAATCCAGTCTGCGGTCGAACCGGCCGCTGCCCCTGCCGCTGATCGGTCCGTTGCTCGCCGCCGGCTGCGCCGTCGCGGCGGCGGTGGTGATCGCCGTCGTCGTCCTGTCCTGA